Below is a window of Streptomyces sp. ITFR-16 DNA.
TCGCCGTGGCCGTGCTGCTCGGCACCTTCGGCATGGCCCCGCTGCTGAAGACCAACTTCTTCGACCAGGGCGAGCAGGAGGTCCTGTCCATCAAGCAGGTGCTCACCCCGGGCACCAGCCTGGCGGCCGCCGACGAGGCGGCCAAGAAGGTCGAGAAGGTCCTCGCCGGCGACGAGGGCGTCAAGGACTACCAGGTCACCGTCGGCTCGTCCGGCTTCATGGCGGCCTTCGGCGGCGGCACGGGCGCCAACCAGGCCTCGTACCAGATCACCCTGAAGGACTCCGCCGACTACGACGCCACCCAGGACCGCATCGACGAGGCCCTCGGCAAGCTCGACGGCATCGGTGACACCACCATCGCCGCGGGCGACGGCTTCGGCAGCCAGGACCTCAGCGTCGTGGTCAAGTCGGCCGACGCGGACACCCTGAAGAAGGCGTCCGAGCAGGTCCGCGCCGAGGTCGCCGGGCTGAAGGACGTCACCGACGTCCAGAGCGACCTGGCGCAGAGCGTCCCGCGCATCTCGGTCACGGCCAACGCCAAGGCCGCCGACGCCGGTTACGACCAGGCCACGCTGGGCGCGGCCGTCGCCGGTGCGGTGCGCGGCACCCCGTCGGGCAAGGCGATCATGGACGACACCGAGCGCGACGTCGTCATCAAGTCCGCCCACCCGGCCACCACGATGGCCGAGCTGAAGAACCTCCCGCTCGGCCCGGTCAAGCTCGGCACGATCGCCGACGTGAAGCTGGTCCCCGGACCGGTCTCCATGACCCGGATCGACGGCCAGCGCGCCGCGACCATCACCGCCCGGCCCACCGGTGACAACACCGGCGCGGTCAGCGCCTCGCTCCAGACGAAGATCAACGCCCTGGACCTCCCGGACGGCGCCACCGCCACCATCGGCGGCGTCTCCCAGGACCAGGACGACGCGTTCATGAAGCTGGGCCTGGCCATGCTGGCGGCCATCGCGATCGTCTTCATGCTGCTGGTCGCCACCTTCCGGTCGCTGGTCCAGCCGCTGATCCTGCTGGTCTCCATCCCGTTCGCGGCGACCGGCGCGATCGGCCTGCTCCTGATCACCGGCACCCCGATGGGCGTCCCGGCGATGATCGGCATGCTGATGCTGATCGGCATCGTGGTGACCAACGCGATCGTGCTGATCGACCTGATCAACCAGTACCGCGGGCAGGGCATGGGCGTCGTCGAGGCGGTCGTCGAGGGCGGCCGCCACCGGCTGCGCCCGATCCTGATGACGGCCCTGGCGACGATCTTCGCCCTCCTCCCGATGGCGCTCGGCGTCACCGGCGAGGGCGGCTTCATCTCGCAGCCGCTGGCCGTGGTGGTCATCGGCGGCCTCGTCACCTCGACGCTGCTGACGCTGCTCCTGGTGCCGACGCTGTACGCGATGGTGGAGCTCCGCAAGGAGCGCCGCGCGAAGAAGAAGGCGGACAAGCGCGCCAAGAAGGCCGGTCTGCCGGCGCCGTCCGAGCAGCAGGAGTCCACCTCCACCGGCTCCTGCGACTCGTCCGACGAGCCGGAGCCGGCGAAGGCCTGACCCGGACCGGTACGACGAGGGGCCTGTCCCGCACCGAGCGTGCGGGACAGGCCCCTTCGAGTCCGGCCGTGGACGTCAGGCGGTCCCGCTGAGCGCCTGGACCATCCGGAGCCACAGCTCGCCGTGCGGGCGGGCGTGCTGGACGCTGAGGGCGGCGATCTCCCTCAGCAGCCGGGTCCGGGTCTCGTCGGAGGCGCGGGGCAGGAGCGTCGCCAGCTCGTCCGGCACGACGCCCTCGACGGCTCCGGCGAGCACCATGCCCGCCTGGGCGTGGGTGAAGGAGGACAGCTTGTCGTCGAAGACCTGCCCCTCGACGGCCGCCGCGTGCAACAGCGCGTTGCCGTCCCCGGCGGCCAGCGCCCTTTCCACATAGGCCTGGAGAGCGGCGCGGTCCTCGACGATACGGTAGGCGGCGTCCAGCCCTTCCGAGCGGGCGACCTCGATGACGGCGAGATGCGCGAGGGGGGTGTCCTCGGGCGGCCGGGCCCGGAGGATGCGCGGGTGGGCCTGGAGGAAGGCCCGGGACTCCGCCCAGGAGGTGCAGTTCACCCATTCCGCCGTCTGCTCCGCGAGGATCAGCGGGTCGTAGGCGGCGGTCACGCCGTGGGCGAGGATCGCCTCACGGAGCGCGGTGTGCCGCCGCGCGGTGCGGGGGTCCAGCAGCGCCAGCTCTTCGAGGGCCGTCGCCGCCCGCTCCTCGCCGAGCGTGTCGGCGTTCTGGGACCAGAAGTCGCGTGACGCGGGCCAGTTGGGCGCGAACATCCAGGAGCTGACCAGGTCCACGGTCACGGCCGACAGGGTGAGCCAGCCGGGCGCGGGGCCCGAGGTCTCCGCCTCCCACGCGGCGCGCACGGCCTGCGGGTCGCCATGACCGCGAAGCGCCCGCCGTGCCCGTACGGCCACCAGGTCCGGGCCGTCGTCCGGCCCGGTGCCGGTGCCCCGCGCCAGGAACGACACGAGCGCGCGTACGCCCTCCGAGGGGCGGGGAGCGGGGCAGCCCAGCAGGAAGATGTCCCGCTCGGCCCCGAGACGCCGTGCGGTCGCGGGGTGGGCCTCGGCGAACTCGGCCGCGCACTCCTCGTACGCCTCGATCGCCGAGGCGTGGTCGCCGACGCGGGCGAGGTTCCCGGACAGGTTGGTGAGAGCTGCGACCAGGTCCGTCGCGAAGGCGCCCGGGTTCTCCAGGGCCAGGGTCCGGTACGCGGCGACCGCCTCCCGCGCCGCGCCCACGGCTCCTTCGCCGTCCTCGTTCATCACCAGAAGCCTGCTGAGACCGTGGAGGGCGAGGGCCAGATTGGGCAGGTGGGCGCTGCTGAGTTCGCCGACCAGCTCGCGCAGGATCCGGACGCCCTCCCCGGCCGGCGCCAGGGAGTCCTTCCGGCTGCCGGTGTCGGCGAGATTGCGGGCCAGGGTGCCGAGTGAGCCGGCGAGCGCGGAGCGGAGAGCGGGCTCGGGAATCACGAGTTCACGGAAGAGGGCGACGGCCTCCTCCGACGCCCGCAGGCCCGCCGCCGGGTCCCCGGCATGGTTCAGGTGAGCGGCGAGGTTGATGAGCGCCGTGGCCAGGTCCGGCCGGAAGACGGCGGGCTGCTCCGCGGCGAGATCGCGGCGGATGGCGACCGATTCACGGCCCGCGGCCAGCGCCCCCGAGACGTCGCCCAGGGAGGCGCGGTGGTTGCCGAGGTTGTTGAGGGCCGTCGCCAGCTCCGGGAGGAAGGCGTCCGGATCCTCCGTGGCCAGGCGCCCGTAGAGTGCGGTCGCCTCCTCGGCGTCGGACAGGGCCTCCCCGGGCTCACCCGAGGCGACCAGGTGCATCGCGAGGTTGTTGAGCATCGCGGCCAGCCCCGGGAGGGATGCCCTCGGGAGGTCCCGGGCCAGTTCGCGCTGGATGCGGACGGCCTCGCGCGCGAGCAGGACGGCCGACGCCCGGTCGCCCGCGTCGGCCGTCTTGTTGGCCAGCGAGGTCAGGGACCGGGCGAGATCGGGCTGGAAGGCGTCGGGGTGCTGCGAGGCGAGCCCGGCGAACAGGCGCGCGGCGTCCCGGGCCGTGGTGAGCGCGCCCTCCCGGTCCCCGGTGGCGGACATCCGGTCCGCCAGGTTGTGCAGTGCGCCCGCCAACTGCGGCTGGAAGGCGGCCGGATGACGTGCGACGAGTTCCTGGCAGAGCTCCACGGCCTCCCGCGCGGGCGCCAGGCACCCCGCGAGATCACCGACATCCTCCCGGTGCACGGACAGATTGGTCAGGGAGCCGGCCAGGGAGGACCGCAGGACGGCGGGGTGGCGTTCGGCCACCTTCCGGTTGACCCTGACCGCCTCCTCCGCGTGCGGAAGCGCACTCGCATCGCTTCCGACGGCCTTGAGGCTGCCGGCCAGATTGGTCAGGGAGGAGGCCAGCGGGGCCAGGAACTCATCGGGGTGCGAAGCGGCCAGCTCGGTGTGGATCTCCACGGCCTCCCGCGCGGGCGGTACGGCGGCCCGGCGCTGCCCGACGGCCGCCAGACTCACCGCCAGATTGTTCAGCGAGGCGGCGAGCCGCGGGCGGAAGACCGCCGGGAACTCTTCCGCGAGCCCGCGGTAGATGTCGGCGGCGTCCCGCGTCAGGGTGAGCGCTCCCTCGCGGTCACCGATGTCGTGCAGGCGCCGGCCGAGTGTGCCGAGGGCGAGGGCCAGGTCGGGAAGGGACGCGCTGCCGCCCGCGTCGGCGATGCCGCGCTGGAGCGCCACCGCCTCACGCGCCGGGACGAGCGCCCCTTCGAGGTCGCCGATCTCGGCGCACCGGTTGGCGACGTTGATCAGCGTGCGGACCAGCGACGTCGTGCAGGACCCGGGAACGGTCTGCTCCAGCGCCCGGTACAGCACCAGGGCCTCCCGCGCGTGCGTCACCGCCGCGTCGAGGTCCCCGTCCGTGCCGAGCCGCTCGGAGAAGTGGCGCAGGGCCTGGGCCAGAACCGGCATCGCGCCCGTGACCCGCTCCGCCAGCCCCCGCAGCAGCTCGATGCCCGGCTCACCCGCCTGCGCCGCGTGCCGCGCCAGCCTCCGCACCACGTACGGGTCGACCGCTGCCCAGCCGCCGTCCGCCACACGCCGCTCGACGTGCGCGACCAGGGCGGCCGACGCCACCTCTCCGGCCGCGGCGCCTCCGGGCCCGTCCCGCCCCGCGAGATGGGACACGAACTCCCGGTGGTACAGGCGGTACACCGCCTGTCCGCCCTCCGAGTCCTCGACGATGTAGCGGCCGTAGGCGGACAGCACCCAGTCCACGTCGCTCTCCTCGTACGGCACCGCGCGGCCGCCCAGCGCGCCGGCGACCTCCTCCCAGACGCCTC
It encodes the following:
- a CDS encoding tetratricopeptide repeat protein produces the protein MTHEEEGRPKPAGTALCVVCEEYADGGRFPRLVGAGAQMDEIVGLLEGLGYEARKVGDGDPSADAFRAECEEWSEGWVATGDSRPALVIWSGHGVRVDGRTRLVLPDLKPADDPGQWKARVTRHGVTADDLVSEAVGSGAEHVLVIIDACYAGGGAVPALETALGRWEEESAAPGHAKWLGFLASCQSHETSDGSGPLLAALAEVLKAGPAGNEYRSAWSDHNALVSGPDLLGAIATRWQGEGQTPVPATIGEWRPAFPNPLHTPGAPARLVEHLVQAARGVGHLEEGWFFTGRTGVLGRIVDWMDEGTPGLFLVTGPAGCGKSAVLGRIATLADPEQRARAVENGALRDGDPDPGVRAERTLAAVHVRDLTPVQAAARLARALGLHRPRNTDDFRAEVRELSPQPVLVIDGLDEVPAEHLQGMIEELVFPLSRTVPVLLGSRERAFRSRLADDGRADETLPDALARLIGAGVTTADLEREPHTQEDIAAYVFRRCAAAGVPEGRAREAGEAVASRAAAGGGGFLFARLVTGSLLAEGRVAEEERWQDGLPGSIEAAFEDDLRAGPVRVLADGTELPSAARDLLTALAWAVGRGMPAGGVWEEVAGALGGRAVPYEESDVDWVLSAYGRYIVEDSEGGQAVYRLYHREFVSHLAGRDGPGGAAAGEVASAALVAHVERRVADGGWAAVDPYVVRRLARHAAQAGEPGIELLRGLAERVTGAMPVLAQALRHFSERLGTDGDLDAAVTHAREALVLYRALEQTVPGSCTTSLVRTLINVANRCAEIGDLEGALVPAREAVALQRGIADAGGSASLPDLALALGTLGRRLHDIGDREGALTLTRDAADIYRGLAEEFPAVFRPRLAASLNNLAVSLAAVGQRRAAVPPAREAVEIHTELAASHPDEFLAPLASSLTNLAGSLKAVGSDASALPHAEEAVRVNRKVAERHPAVLRSSLAGSLTNLSVHREDVGDLAGCLAPAREAVELCQELVARHPAAFQPQLAGALHNLADRMSATGDREGALTTARDAARLFAGLASQHPDAFQPDLARSLTSLANKTADAGDRASAVLLAREAVRIQRELARDLPRASLPGLAAMLNNLAMHLVASGEPGEALSDAEEATALYGRLATEDPDAFLPELATALNNLGNHRASLGDVSGALAAGRESVAIRRDLAAEQPAVFRPDLATALINLAAHLNHAGDPAAGLRASEEAVALFRELVIPEPALRSALAGSLGTLARNLADTGSRKDSLAPAGEGVRILRELVGELSSAHLPNLALALHGLSRLLVMNEDGEGAVGAAREAVAAYRTLALENPGAFATDLVAALTNLSGNLARVGDHASAIEAYEECAAEFAEAHPATARRLGAERDIFLLGCPAPRPSEGVRALVSFLARGTGTGPDDGPDLVAVRARRALRGHGDPQAVRAAWEAETSGPAPGWLTLSAVTVDLVSSWMFAPNWPASRDFWSQNADTLGEERAATALEELALLDPRTARRHTALREAILAHGVTAAYDPLILAEQTAEWVNCTSWAESRAFLQAHPRILRARPPEDTPLAHLAVIEVARSEGLDAAYRIVEDRAALQAYVERALAAGDGNALLHAAAVEGQVFDDKLSSFTHAQAGMVLAGAVEGVVPDELATLLPRASDETRTRLLREIAALSVQHARPHGELWLRMVQALSGTA